A genomic region of Deltaproteobacteria bacterium contains the following coding sequences:
- a CDS encoding sigma-70 family RNA polymerase sigma factor, giving the protein MENKIDFSMSAQRRATWRKIAPDHELGQETDAAAVKNVRSVGGVPINPSRSNTNSESQRSGERGALVSYFKDIAEIKTLGKEEEVLLAKEIEASVLGFREGLLAIPWTALEAVRIWLNLKEEGRATGKMCEQFGSGSPEGEDLGAKVDAMLGRAHTLLRKREEALAAGDAALVEKHNKRAARLLKELELSMHLLGRMRRTLLEKKSEVAQATRRAAPLDAKKAAAMSDTAKQRRKADAHRAEQQLAAFERELGMAPPAFLEVVGRIEYHWDHLMEVKNVFVQHNLKLVVAIAKDFRNMGIAFQDLIQEGNIGLIRAVEKFEYQRGHKFSTYAVWWIRQALIRAIQNHSRTIRIPSHVHDTLLKYYRAYNALEKKLGRDPTTLEIANEMKIDEERAEQLQRMVREPVSLEKEVPGTDSKKVKDVVADPNPISPANGLDHFRLEEAADLSVAQLCERERNILRWRFGLKGEREHTLEEIGGKLGLSRERVRQLEARALAKLRNSENRLRLEAFVQDVVGV; this is encoded by the coding sequence GTGGAGAACAAGATCGACTTCTCCATGTCGGCGCAGCGCCGTGCGACGTGGCGCAAGATCGCGCCCGACCACGAGCTCGGTCAGGAGACCGATGCGGCGGCAGTGAAGAACGTGCGGAGCGTCGGCGGCGTGCCGATCAACCCGTCGCGCTCGAACACGAACAGCGAATCGCAGCGCTCGGGCGAGCGCGGCGCGCTCGTGTCGTACTTCAAGGACATCGCCGAGATCAAGACGCTCGGGAAGGAAGAGGAAGTCCTTCTCGCCAAGGAGATCGAGGCGTCGGTGCTCGGATTCCGCGAGGGCTTGCTCGCGATTCCGTGGACGGCTCTCGAAGCGGTCCGCATTTGGCTGAACCTCAAGGAAGAGGGCCGCGCGACCGGCAAGATGTGCGAGCAGTTCGGCTCGGGCTCGCCGGAAGGCGAGGACCTCGGTGCGAAGGTCGACGCGATGCTCGGCCGCGCGCACACGCTGCTGCGCAAGCGCGAAGAGGCGCTCGCGGCGGGCGACGCCGCGCTCGTCGAGAAGCACAACAAGCGCGCCGCGCGGCTGCTGAAGGAGCTGGAGCTCTCGATGCACCTGCTCGGCCGCATGCGCCGCACGCTGCTCGAGAAGAAGTCTGAAGTCGCCCAAGCCACGCGCCGCGCTGCGCCGCTCGACGCGAAGAAGGCGGCTGCGATGAGCGACACCGCGAAGCAGCGCCGCAAGGCTGACGCGCATCGCGCGGAGCAGCAACTCGCGGCGTTCGAGCGCGAGCTCGGCATGGCGCCGCCTGCGTTCCTCGAGGTGGTCGGCCGCATCGAGTACCACTGGGACCACTTGATGGAAGTGAAGAACGTGTTCGTTCAGCACAACCTCAAGCTGGTGGTCGCGATCGCGAAGGACTTCCGGAACATGGGCATTGCCTTCCAGGACCTGATCCAGGAAGGCAACATCGGCCTGATCCGCGCGGTCGAGAAGTTCGAGTACCAGCGCGGTCACAAGTTCTCGACCTACGCGGTGTGGTGGATTCGGCAGGCGCTGATCCGCGCGATCCAGAATCACTCGCGCACGATCCGCATCCCGAGCCACGTGCACGACACGCTGCTCAAGTACTACCGCGCGTACAACGCGCTCGAGAAGAAGCTCGGCCGCGATCCGACCACGCTCGAGATCGCGAACGAGATGAAGATCGACGAGGAGCGCGCGGAACAGCTGCAGCGCATGGTGCGCGAGCCGGTGAGCCTCGAGAAGGAAGTGCCGGGCACGGATTCGAAGAAGGTGAAGGATGTCGTCGCCGACCCGAATCCGATCTCGCCCGCGAACGGCCTCGACCACTTCCGCCTCGAAGAGGCGGCGGATCTCTCGGTCGCTCAGCTGTGCGAGCGCGAGCGCAACATCCTGCGCTGGCGCTTCGGCCTGAAGGGCGAGCGCGAGCACACGCTCGAAGAGATCGGCGGCAAGCTCGGCCTCTCGCGCGAGCGCGTACGCCAGCTCGAAGCGCGCGCGCTGGCGAAGCTCCGCAACTCGGAGAATCGCCTGCGCCTCGAGGCGTTCGTGCAGGACGTCGTCGGCGTCTGA
- a CDS encoding peptidylprolyl isomerase: MLDVLRRGQRWIMPAILVGIGVPFAVYFGAQGTNTGPMPGAGNAIELGDRRVTTLELQRAIDQQLSQYRSALGAQFDEKAAMPFIVSQAASGVLRTTLLAHVGEGMGLGVSDDELRAFVAAQSWSKNEAGQYDPEQVKTVIEQNFGSQLAFNRQLSDDLLAAKTARLIEASVAVSDAETRDAIRYGREEVQILAVRLDGATPRADLDVPEEAGKALLAKDPERVRKAVEERRSELDTPEQVKARHILVSLAAGSDETTKAAALAKIEAAQKRVKAGEDFGAVAKEVSEDPGSKEAGGDLGFFGRGAMVTEFETAAFALDAGELSEIVESPFGLHLIKVEEKRPAVTMPYAEASAKVAQELARTDAAAGVAKADADALAAAVKGGKSLEEAAREKNLPILRPAAFRRSPEGFVPEVGASTDLMTAAFALTKEKPSDATVHTLGENSYALIQLVDKKGPTDAEVEAAVATERQRVLEERRRAVESAWLEGERKRLEAPRCLVGEWLCMPAPLRVDLSAFLDDPIDGASPSAS, translated from the coding sequence ATGCTCGACGTTCTGCGCCGCGGCCAGCGCTGGATCATGCCGGCGATTCTGGTCGGAATCGGGGTCCCGTTCGCCGTCTACTTCGGCGCCCAGGGCACCAACACGGGCCCGATGCCCGGCGCGGGCAACGCCATCGAGCTCGGCGACCGGCGCGTCACGACCCTCGAGCTGCAGCGCGCGATCGACCAACAGCTCTCGCAGTACCGCAGTGCCCTCGGCGCGCAGTTCGACGAGAAGGCCGCGATGCCTTTCATCGTGAGCCAGGCGGCCTCGGGCGTTCTCCGCACCACGCTGCTTGCGCACGTCGGCGAGGGCATGGGGCTCGGCGTGAGCGACGACGAGCTGCGCGCCTTCGTCGCGGCGCAGTCCTGGTCGAAGAACGAGGCCGGGCAGTACGACCCTGAGCAGGTGAAGACGGTGATCGAGCAGAACTTCGGCTCGCAGCTCGCGTTCAACCGCCAGCTCTCGGACGATCTCCTCGCAGCGAAGACCGCGCGCCTGATCGAGGCGAGCGTGGCCGTGTCCGATGCCGAGACGCGCGACGCAATCCGCTACGGACGCGAGGAGGTGCAGATCCTCGCCGTGCGCCTCGACGGCGCGACGCCGCGCGCGGACCTCGACGTGCCCGAAGAGGCGGGCAAGGCGCTGCTCGCGAAGGACCCCGAGCGTGTGCGCAAGGCCGTCGAGGAGCGCCGCTCCGAGCTCGACACGCCCGAGCAGGTGAAGGCGCGACACATCTTGGTGTCGCTCGCGGCGGGCTCGGACGAGACGACCAAGGCGGCCGCGCTCGCGAAGATCGAGGCGGCGCAGAAGCGCGTGAAGGCGGGCGAGGACTTCGGGGCCGTTGCGAAGGAAGTCAGCGAGGACCCGGGCTCGAAGGAGGCGGGCGGCGATCTCGGTTTCTTCGGCCGCGGCGCGATGGTCACGGAGTTCGAGACGGCCGCGTTCGCGCTGGATGCTGGCGAGCTCTCCGAGATCGTGGAGTCGCCCTTCGGCCTGCACTTGATCAAGGTGGAGGAGAAGCGTCCCGCGGTGACGATGCCGTACGCCGAGGCGAGCGCGAAGGTGGCGCAGGAGCTCGCGCGCACGGATGCGGCGGCGGGCGTCGCGAAGGCGGATGCGGATGCGCTCGCGGCTGCCGTGAAGGGCGGGAAGTCGCTCGAGGAAGCGGCGCGCGAGAAGAACCTGCCGATCCTTCGCCCCGCAGCGTTCCGGCGCAGCCCGGAGGGGTTCGTTCCTGAGGTCGGCGCGTCGACGGATCTCATGACCGCGGCGTTCGCGCTCACGAAGGAGAAGCCTTCAGACGCGACCGTCCACACGCTCGGCGAGAACAGCTACGCGCTGATTCAGCTGGTCGACAAGAAGGGGCCGACGGACGCCGAGGTCGAGGCGGCCGTTGCGACCGAGCGCCAGCGCGTGCTCGAGGAGCGACGCCGTGCGGTCGAGAGCGCGTGGCTCGAAGGCGAGCGCAAGCGCCTCGAAGCGCCGCGCTGCCTCGTCGGCGAGTGGCTGTGCATGCCCGCGCCGCTGCGCGTCGATCTCTCCGCGTTCCTCGACGATCCGATCGATGGCGCGAGCCCGAGCGCGTCCTAA
- a CDS encoding rod shape-determining protein, translated as MLGWFSSDLAIDLGTANTLVYAKGKGIVVSEPSVVAVMKDRRGPDKVKAVGEEAKEMLGRTPGNIVAVRPMKDGVIADFDVTAEMLRYFIKRVHNRSSTFVRPRIVVAVPSGITPVEQRAVREAAQSAGASQVFLIEEPMAAAIGAGLPVTEPSGNMIVDVGGGTTDIAVISLAGIVYSNSTRVGGDKMDDAIINYVKRRYNLLIGERTAEAIKIGIGTAYPTAELRTMEIKGRDLVAGVPKTLTIKSDEVLEALQEPVNAIVEAVKVALERTPPELAADIVDKGIVMVGGGSLLRNLDVLLREATGLPVMVAESPLTAVCLGTGACLDNIDLLHEVSIRS; from the coding sequence ATCCTCGGCTGGTTCTCGAGCGATCTCGCCATCGACCTCGGGACCGCAAACACGCTCGTCTACGCCAAGGGCAAGGGCATCGTCGTCTCGGAGCCGAGCGTCGTCGCCGTGATGAAGGACCGACGCGGTCCCGACAAGGTGAAGGCGGTCGGGGAAGAAGCGAAGGAGATGCTCGGGCGTACGCCGGGCAACATCGTCGCGGTGCGCCCGATGAAGGACGGCGTGATCGCCGACTTCGACGTGACCGCGGAGATGCTGCGGTACTTCATCAAGCGCGTGCACAACCGCTCCTCGACATTTGTTAGGCCGCGCATCGTCGTGGCGGTGCCGTCGGGCATCACGCCGGTGGAGCAGCGCGCAGTGCGCGAGGCCGCGCAATCCGCGGGCGCGAGTCAGGTCTTCCTGATCGAGGAGCCGATGGCCGCGGCGATCGGCGCGGGGCTCCCCGTGACCGAGCCCTCCGGCAACATGATCGTCGACGTGGGCGGCGGCACGACGGACATCGCGGTGATCTCGCTCGCCGGCATCGTCTACTCGAATTCGACGCGCGTCGGCGGCGACAAGATGGACGACGCGATCATCAACTACGTGAAGCGCCGCTACAACCTGCTGATCGGCGAGCGCACTGCCGAGGCGATCAAGATCGGCATCGGCACCGCGTACCCGACGGCCGAGCTGCGCACGATGGAGATCAAGGGCCGCGATCTGGTGGCCGGCGTGCCGAAGACGCTCACGATCAAGTCGGACGAAGTGCTCGAGGCGCTGCAGGAGCCGGTGAACGCGATCGTCGAGGCGGTGAAGGTCGCTCTCGAGCGCACGCCGCCCGAGCTTGCGGCCGACATCGTCGACAAGGGCATCGTGATGGTCGGCGGCGGCTCGCTGCTGCGAAACCTCGACGTGCTGCTCCGCGAGGCGACGGGCCTGCCGGTGATGGTCGCGGAGAGCCCGCTCACGGCGGTATGCCTCGGGACCGGTGCGTGCCTCGACAACATCGACCTGCTGCACGAAGTGAGCATTCGCAGCTGA
- the mreC gene encoding rod shape-determining protein MreC, whose protein sequence is MGDFFRRIRLPLVFVALVLLTTFFMIGDQRAARGERVDAPWPLSLLLEASQPVQRAVRWPFERAESSWKEYVALVEVGRENDALRGRVRALEEENLQLREALVDSGNLARVAALRGELAAQLMPARVIGQDVSPYFRSLLVDRGRSAGVRSGMPVVSDRGLVGLVTATARSASRTMLLVDRRAAVDAVIERSRALGIVRGTGTASLEFEFLMRGADVKAGDQVLTSGVGGVYQKGLRVGVVTEVHARTGELVHTARVAPAVEFGELETAFVLLERGPSMRLLYEGDGDAAEDAPADVAAAP, encoded by the coding sequence ATGGGCGACTTCTTTCGTCGGATCCGGCTGCCGCTCGTCTTCGTGGCGCTGGTTCTGCTCACGACGTTCTTCATGATCGGCGACCAACGCGCCGCGCGCGGCGAACGTGTCGACGCGCCCTGGCCGCTCTCGCTCCTGCTCGAAGCGTCGCAGCCGGTGCAGCGCGCGGTGCGCTGGCCGTTCGAGCGCGCGGAGTCGAGCTGGAAGGAGTACGTCGCGCTCGTCGAGGTCGGGCGTGAGAACGATGCGCTGCGCGGGCGCGTGCGCGCACTCGAGGAGGAGAATCTCCAGCTGCGCGAGGCGCTCGTAGACAGCGGCAACCTCGCGCGCGTCGCGGCGTTGCGCGGCGAGCTCGCAGCGCAGCTCATGCCCGCGCGCGTGATCGGGCAGGACGTATCGCCGTACTTCCGCTCGCTGCTGGTCGACCGGGGCCGAAGTGCGGGCGTTCGCTCCGGAATGCCCGTCGTCTCGGATCGCGGTTTGGTCGGGCTCGTCACGGCGACGGCGCGAAGCGCGTCGCGCACCATGCTGCTCGTCGATCGGCGCGCCGCCGTCGACGCGGTGATCGAGCGCAGCCGCGCGCTCGGCATCGTGCGCGGCACCGGCACCGCCTCGCTCGAGTTCGAGTTCTTGATGCGCGGCGCGGACGTGAAGGCAGGCGACCAAGTGCTCACCTCGGGCGTCGGCGGCGTCTACCAGAAAGGCCTGCGCGTCGGCGTCGTGACCGAAGTGCACGCGCGCACGGGCGAGCTCGTGCACACCGCGCGCGTCGCGCCCGCGGTGGAGTTCGGCGAGCTCGAAACCGCGTTCGTGCTGCTCGAGCGCGGACCCTCGATGCGCCTGCTCTACGAGGGCGACGGCGACGCAGCGGAAGACGCGCCTGCAGACGTGGCGGCCGCGCCGTGA
- the mreD gene encoding rod shape-determining protein MreD: protein MREALALLAAGVVGLAVEAALLAQLPAGLVPELSLLFAIAAALLLGPLAGLLGCAALGFGADALSGALLGQHAFLRLFEYAAVRLVIGQFDLLRPLPFAAFAFAVAVADAAGSAALIQYFLGGFTPDRDTLLQVGARALASALAAPLVLALARRVVALAGGDADARREMRLETKRPVL, encoded by the coding sequence GTGAGGGAGGCGCTCGCGCTGCTCGCCGCAGGAGTGGTCGGCCTCGCGGTCGAGGCCGCGCTGCTCGCGCAGCTTCCCGCCGGCCTGGTCCCGGAGCTCTCGCTGCTCTTCGCGATCGCGGCAGCGCTCTTGTTGGGTCCGCTCGCAGGCCTGCTCGGGTGCGCCGCGCTCGGTTTCGGCGCCGACGCGCTCTCGGGTGCGCTGCTCGGTCAGCACGCGTTCCTGCGTCTCTTCGAGTACGCGGCCGTGCGGCTCGTGATCGGGCAGTTCGACTTGTTACGGCCGCTGCCCTTCGCGGCCTTCGCGTTCGCCGTCGCCGTGGCCGACGCCGCCGGCTCCGCTGCGCTGATCCAGTACTTCCTCGGCGGCTTCACGCCGGACCGCGACACGCTGCTGCAGGTCGGCGCGCGCGCACTCGCCAGCGCACTCGCGGCGCCGCTCGTGCTCGCGCTCGCGCGCCGCGTGGTCGCGCTGGCGGGCGGCGATGCGGATGCGCGCCGCGAGATGCGCCTCGAGACGAAGCGGCCGGTGCTCTGA
- the mrdA gene encoding penicillin-binding protein 2: MAHLATPTGASLEGRLRLAAAVVVLVFGGFAMRLFHLQVVEGEVLRERSQKNSVRIVDLDAPRGEVLDREGRVVATWRPSRALRVIPNDIANRERTFAALAGLIGANAAELDARVGPSTGLARFRPVTLVDDLDWDRLARVESHGYALPGVETFEQSRRFYPGGRLAAHLLGTLGEIQARQLESAEYASYRQGDVIGQTGLEARFEPHLRGEIGKRQVVVDAAGREIEQLRESPPQLGGRVVLALDRDLQEIAEAGLAEPADGQPYRMGAAVALDVRTGDVLAMASSPTYDPNVFATRIQSDVWSALTGDEWKPLRNRAVQNHYPPGSVHKAVMAAAALAEGVADRGTRVYCPGYYYFGGRRFGCWKKEGHGSVDVITALQRSCDVYFYTVGSQLGIDRIAKHAAGLGLGVATGVDLPNESRGINPSSAWKLERFKERWYAGETISASIGQSYNAYTPIQLAVSYAAIASGGRVMKPRLVLRLEDRDGKTVREFEPEQRGTSTVSQEVLAIVRDGLTAVVEVPGGTGGRARVPGVRVAGKTGTVQVVSLDKLRGLKELQIPVRFRDHAWFAAFAPADDPQIAVAVFVEHGLHGSSAAAPIAQRIMAKYFQKKGMSPLPDAPKPPPANPPTRTAQQVGPNNTPAPAAGEGT; encoded by the coding sequence ATGGCGCACCTCGCGACCCCGACCGGCGCCTCGCTCGAGGGGCGGCTGCGGCTCGCGGCGGCGGTCGTGGTGCTCGTGTTCGGTGGCTTCGCGATGCGCCTCTTCCACCTGCAGGTGGTGGAAGGCGAGGTGCTGCGCGAGCGCTCGCAGAAGAACTCGGTGCGCATCGTCGACCTCGACGCGCCGCGCGGCGAGGTGCTCGATCGCGAAGGGCGCGTCGTCGCGACGTGGCGTCCGTCGCGGGCGCTGCGCGTGATCCCCAACGATATCGCGAATCGAGAGCGCACCTTCGCCGCGCTCGCGGGCTTGATCGGCGCGAATGCCGCGGAGCTCGACGCGAGGGTCGGCCCGTCGACGGGCCTCGCGCGCTTCCGGCCCGTCACGCTGGTGGACGATCTCGACTGGGATCGCCTCGCGCGTGTCGAGTCGCACGGCTACGCGCTGCCCGGCGTCGAGACTTTCGAGCAATCGCGCCGCTTCTATCCGGGCGGACGGCTCGCGGCGCACTTGTTGGGAACGCTCGGCGAGATTCAGGCGCGCCAGCTCGAGAGCGCCGAGTACGCGAGCTATCGCCAAGGCGACGTGATCGGACAGACGGGGCTCGAGGCGAGGTTCGAGCCGCATCTGCGCGGCGAGATCGGTAAGCGGCAGGTCGTGGTCGACGCCGCGGGCCGCGAGATCGAGCAGCTGCGCGAGTCGCCGCCGCAGCTCGGCGGGCGCGTCGTGCTGGCGCTCGACCGCGATCTCCAGGAGATCGCGGAGGCCGGCCTCGCGGAGCCCGCCGACGGCCAGCCGTATCGCATGGGCGCCGCAGTCGCGCTCGACGTGCGCACCGGCGACGTGCTCGCGATGGCGTCGTCGCCGACCTACGACCCCAACGTGTTCGCGACGCGCATTCAGAGCGACGTCTGGAGCGCGCTCACGGGCGACGAGTGGAAGCCGCTGCGCAATCGCGCGGTGCAGAATCACTACCCGCCCGGCTCGGTGCACAAGGCGGTCATGGCGGCGGCCGCGCTCGCCGAGGGCGTCGCGGATCGCGGCACCCGCGTGTACTGCCCCGGTTATTACTACTTCGGTGGCAGGCGTTTCGGCTGCTGGAAGAAGGAAGGACACGGCAGCGTCGACGTCATCACGGCGCTGCAGCGCTCGTGCGACGTCTACTTCTACACCGTGGGCTCGCAGCTCGGGATCGATCGCATCGCGAAGCACGCCGCGGGGCTCGGGCTCGGGGTCGCGACCGGAGTCGATCTCCCGAACGAGTCGCGCGGGATCAATCCGAGCAGCGCGTGGAAGCTCGAGCGCTTCAAAGAGCGTTGGTACGCGGGCGAGACGATCTCGGCGTCGATCGGGCAGAGCTACAACGCCTACACCCCGATCCAGCTCGCCGTCTCGTACGCCGCGATCGCGAGCGGCGGGCGCGTGATGAAGCCGCGCCTCGTGCTGCGGCTCGAAGATCGCGACGGGAAGACGGTGCGCGAGTTCGAGCCCGAGCAGCGCGGCACGTCGACCGTGTCGCAAGAAGTGCTCGCGATCGTGCGCGATGGCCTGACGGCGGTCGTCGAAGTTCCCGGCGGCACCGGCGGCCGCGCGCGCGTGCCGGGCGTTCGCGTCGCCGGAAAGACCGGCACGGTGCAAGTCGTGAGCCTCGACAAGCTGCGCGGCCTCAAGGAGCTGCAGATCCCCGTGCGCTTCCGAGACCACGCCTGGTTCGCCGCCTTCGCGCCTGCGGACGATCCGCAGATTGCCGTGGCGGTGTTCGTCGAGCACGGCCTGCACGGCAGCAGCGCGGCGGCGCCGATCGCGCAGCGCATCATGGCCAAGTACTTCCAGAAGAAGGGCATGAGCCCGCTCCCGGACGCGCCGAAGCCGCCGCCTGCGAATCCGCCGACGCGCACCGCGCAGCAGGTCGGGCCTAACAACACGCCAGCCCCGGCGGCGGGGGAGGGCACGTGA
- the rodA gene encoding rod shape-determining protein RodA has translation MISIDRRSLQHFDWMLLALILLIVAVGLVNLFSTTQPLPPPAVGVASEFKTQLAALMLGLVGLVVMVAMDYRRLERIAPFLYALVLLALAATIAFGTEIRGNKSWLRIGPASVQPAEFAKLGLIVMMARYFHRHPPGEMRRLLDLFLPLLILAVPVGLIILQRDTGVAVLTLAIGATYFLFVSLPWKTWALIVALAVAGAVGAWNVALKPYQRERVLSFVNAGSGDSLGTDYQAIQSRITVGSGGLTGQGWLEGPQNRGQFLPTQHSDFAFSVIAEEWGFAGSATVLGLYAVLLLWGLAIAANSKDGFGAMLAIGVVSMLLWPALINIAMVLGLAPVIGVPLPLISYGGSQMLANLVGLGLLLSVSMRRYMF, from the coding sequence GTGATCTCCATCGACCGCCGCTCGCTCCAGCACTTCGACTGGATGCTGCTCGCGCTGATCCTCCTCATCGTCGCGGTGGGCCTCGTGAACCTGTTCTCGACCACGCAGCCGCTGCCGCCGCCCGCGGTCGGCGTCGCGAGCGAGTTCAAGACGCAGCTCGCGGCCCTGATGCTCGGCCTCGTCGGGCTCGTCGTGATGGTCGCGATGGACTACCGGCGTCTCGAGCGCATCGCGCCGTTTCTCTATGCGCTCGTGCTGCTCGCGCTCGCGGCCACGATCGCGTTCGGCACCGAGATCCGCGGCAACAAGTCGTGGCTGCGCATCGGGCCCGCGTCCGTTCAGCCCGCGGAGTTCGCGAAGCTCGGCCTGATCGTGATGATGGCGCGCTACTTCCACCGGCATCCGCCCGGCGAGATGCGGCGCCTGCTCGATCTCTTCCTACCGCTGCTGATCCTCGCGGTACCGGTGGGCCTCATCATCCTGCAGCGCGACACCGGCGTGGCGGTGCTCACGCTCGCCATCGGCGCGACGTACTTCTTGTTCGTGTCGCTGCCGTGGAAGACCTGGGCGCTGATCGTCGCGCTCGCCGTCGCCGGCGCAGTGGGAGCCTGGAACGTCGCGCTGAAGCCGTATCAGCGAGAGCGCGTGCTCTCGTTCGTGAACGCGGGCAGCGGCGATTCGCTCGGCACCGATTATCAGGCGATTCAGTCGCGCATCACCGTCGGCTCGGGCGGCCTCACCGGCCAAGGTTGGCTCGAAGGCCCGCAGAATCGAGGCCAGTTCCTGCCCACCCAGCACTCGGACTTCGCGTTCTCCGTGATCGCCGAGGAGTGGGGCTTCGCCGGCAGTGCAACCGTGCTCGGCCTCTACGCGGTGCTCTTGCTGTGGGGCCTCGCGATCGCCGCGAACTCGAAGGACGGCTTCGGAGCGATGCTCGCGATCGGCGTCGTCTCGATGTTGTTGTGGCCCGCTCTCATCAACATCGCGATGGTCTTGGGCCTGGCTCCCGTGATCGGAGTGCCACTGCCCCTGATCTCGTACGGCGGATCCCAAATGCTGGCGAATTTGGTCGGGCTGGGGTTGCTACTGAGTGTGTCGATGCGGCGGTACATGTTCTGA
- the trxA gene encoding thioredoxin, whose translation MAGIIDVTDANFEAEVLKSSIPTVIDFWAEWCAPCRAIAPIVKDLSAQYDGKLKVVKMNIDENPATPGKYGVRAIPTVLAFKNGAVVGQITGARPRSAFEELVQRVL comes from the coding sequence ATGGCAGGCATCATCGACGTGACCGACGCGAACTTCGAAGCCGAGGTACTGAAGTCGAGCATCCCCACCGTGATCGACTTCTGGGCCGAGTGGTGCGCGCCCTGCCGCGCGATCGCGCCGATCGTCAAAGACCTCTCCGCGCAGTACGACGGCAAGCTGAAGGTCGTGAAGATGAACATCGACGAGAACCCCGCGACTCCCGGCAAGTACGGCGTCCGCGCCATCCCCACCGTCCTCGCCTTCAAGAACGGCGCCGTCGTCGGCCAAATCACCGGCGCGCGGCCGCGTTCAGCGTTTGAGGAACTGGTCCAGCGAGTCTTGTAG
- a CDS encoding macro domain-containing protein translates to MSVRITLKEGDIASETADAIVNAANSALVLGSGVAGAIRAKGGPEIQAECDRRGPIAVGEAAVTTAGKLAARFVIHAATMPPGGGATEASVRAAMKSALARARELGLKTIAVPALGAGVAGFSLQRCAEVLLEEARAHAAGETSLEEIRFVLFGEPAYRMFEMVNDAGRVADQLAKLRARPRATR, encoded by the coding sequence ATGAGCGTTCGCATCACGCTGAAGGAAGGCGACATCGCGAGCGAAACGGCCGACGCGATCGTGAACGCGGCCAACAGCGCGCTCGTGCTCGGCAGCGGCGTTGCGGGTGCGATTCGCGCGAAGGGCGGCCCCGAGATTCAAGCCGAGTGCGACCGCCGCGGCCCGATCGCAGTCGGCGAGGCGGCCGTAACAACTGCGGGGAAGCTCGCTGCGCGCTTCGTGATTCACGCCGCCACCATGCCGCCGGGCGGCGGCGCCACGGAAGCGAGCGTGCGCGCCGCCATGAAGAGCGCGCTCGCCCGCGCGCGCGAGCTCGGGCTGAAGACGATTGCGGTGCCCGCGCTCGGCGCCGGCGTCGCGGGCTTCTCGCTGCAGCGCTGCGCGGAGGTGCTGCTCGAGGAAGCGCGCGCGCACGCGGCGGGCGAAACCTCGCTCGAGGAGATCCGGTTCGTGCTGTTCGGCGAGCCGGCCTATCGCATGTTCGAGATGGTGAACGACGCGGGCCGCGTCGCGGACCAGCTCGCGAAGCTGCGCGCCCGCCCGCGCGCGACTCGCTAG
- the ccsA gene encoding cytochrome c biogenesis protein CcsA, whose protein sequence is MATALHDATTLAYLLAAVAAVLGLALRLRAAQRAGVALLALGAGLHAAAFWGMHALSPTPSLTEAPLAASLMAWLAVVSFLLLLLRVRGLALSALVAPGAFLGALAGALWLRIRTGAGEEMHPALAHLHVVLASAGFGLLAVAGAAGALYLAHHKSIKEHRAAPNSALPSLESLDRANGAALALGFTLLSLGVLSGMLWVLESEGRLWPGGLHANATLVAWVIYAVITQLRFFRRESARRAALQSALGFALLLVVVVGLRVLP, encoded by the coding sequence ATGGCGACCGCGCTTCACGACGCCACCACGCTCGCGTACTTGCTCGCGGCGGTCGCGGCGGTGCTCGGCCTCGCGCTGCGCCTTCGCGCCGCGCAGCGCGCCGGCGTGGCCCTGCTGGCGCTCGGCGCCGGGCTCCACGCCGCCGCGTTCTGGGGCATGCACGCGCTCTCGCCGACGCCGTCGCTCACCGAGGCGCCGCTCGCCGCGTCGCTGATGGCGTGGCTCGCGGTCGTCTCGTTCCTGCTCTTGTTGTTGCGCGTGCGCGGCCTCGCGCTCTCGGCGCTGGTCGCCCCCGGCGCGTTCCTCGGGGCGCTCGCCGGCGCGCTCTGGCTCCGCATTCGCACCGGCGCAGGCGAGGAGATGCATCCCGCACTCGCGCATCTGCACGTCGTGCTCGCGAGCGCGGGCTTCGGCTTGCTCGCGGTCGCGGGCGCTGCGGGTGCGCTCTATCTCGCGCATCACAAGAGCATCAAGGAGCACCGCGCAGCGCCGAACTCGGCGCTGCCGTCGCTCGAGTCGCTCGACCGCGCGAACGGCGCCGCGCTCGCGCTCGGCTTCACGCTGCTCTCGCTCGGCGTGCTCTCGGGCATGCTGTGGGTGCTCGAGAGCGAAGGGCGGCTCTGGCCCGGCGGCTTGCACGCGAACGCGACGCTCGTGGCGTGGGTGATCTATGCGGTGATCACGCAGCTGCGGTTCTTCCGCCGGGAGAGCGCGCGCCGCGCCGCACTGCAGAGCGCGCTCGGCTTCGCGCTGCTCCTCGTCGTAGTGGTCGGCCTGCGGGTGCTGCCGTGA